The Papilio machaon chromosome 3, ilPapMach1.1, whole genome shotgun sequence genome window below encodes:
- the LOC106712238 gene encoding diuretic hormone 41 isoform X2: MMWWAVWCVAVVGAGAMAAAAPSDGLVPISSADWDQIDASTTDDENMGNAVAPLGGRYAAAAPWLYLLADMPKDSQVVSGRMKRRMPSLSIDLPMSVLRHKLSQEQERKAQALRAVANRNFLNGIGKRAFQWTPEEVARFY; this comes from the exons ATG ATGTGGTGGGCAGTGTGGTGCGTGGCGGTGGTGGGAGCCGGTGCGATGGCGGCGGCCGCGCCATCTGACGGACTGGTGCCAATCTCCTCTGCCGACTGGGATCAGATCGATGCTTCCACCACTGACGAT GAGAACATGGGCAACGCAGTAGCACCTTTGGGCGGGCGCTACGCAGCCGCTGCTCCCTGGCTCTACTTGCTCGCTGACATGCCAAAGGATTCTCAG GTTGTAAGTGGCAGGATGAAGCGGCGCATGCCCTCGCTGTCCATCGACCTGCCGATGTCGGTGCTGCGGCACAAGCTAAGCCAAGAACAGGAGCGCAAGGCCCAAGCCCTCCGAGCTGTCGCCAACAGGAACTTCTTGAACGGCATCGGCAAACGAG CTTTCCAATGGACACCTGAAGAAGTGGCAAGATTCTACTAA
- the LOC106712239 gene encoding dynein regulatory complex protein 9 — MQDCDEKIATTKDEIRDATRNAKAQLCYAEKWISATAEAVDLRFQIKPTPLPNENHERRVHGEIARTYKLQTKEREELLEHWKIRYAENTARISRHVTEQREKLRVTSARRLELQKLYNLHAGEMRAWQTFKRERAARLAREERAKAAATRIQSWWRGMMVRRALGAFKHLRNSKKSAVKKKK; from the exons ATGCAGGACTGCGATGAAAAAATTGCTACTACGAAAGATGAAATAAGA GATGCCACTAGAAATGCAAAAGCTCAGCTTTGCTATGCAGAGAAGTGGATAAGTGCCACTGCTGAGGCCGTGGATCTTCGATTCCAAATCAAACCGACGCCATTACCTAATGAAAACCATGAGCGGCGTGTTCACGGTGAGATAGCGCgaacatataaattacaaacgaAG GAACGCGAAGAATTATTAGAACATTGGAAAATAAGGTACGCAGAGAATACAGCGAGGATCAGTCGCCACGTGACAGAACAACGTGAAAAGCTGCGCGTGACGTCTGCTCGAAGACTCGAACTACAAAAActt TATAATTTACATGCAGGCGAGATGCGAGCTTGGCAGACATTTAAGAGAGAACGAGCAGCCCGCCTGGCTCGCGAGGAACGTGCAAAGGCCGCAGCCACGAGGATCCAGTCGTGGTGGCGGGGCATGATGGTGCGCCGTGCTCTTGGCGCTTTCAAACACCTTCGGAATTCTAAAAAATCTgctgtaaaaaagaaaaaataa
- the LOC106712238 gene encoding diuretic hormone 45 isoform X1 yields MMWWAVWCVAVVGAGAMAAAAPSDGLVPISSADWDQIDASTTDDENMGNAVAPLGGRYAAAAPWLYLLADMPKDSQRSEWLEGRSRPKRKMPSLSINNPMEVLRQRLLLEVARKQMREANQRQAVVNRLFLQNVGKRAFWANQAPSRYEN; encoded by the exons ATG ATGTGGTGGGCAGTGTGGTGCGTGGCGGTGGTGGGAGCCGGTGCGATGGCGGCGGCCGCGCCATCTGACGGACTGGTGCCAATCTCCTCTGCCGACTGGGATCAGATCGATGCTTCCACCACTGACGAT GAGAACATGGGCAACGCAGTAGCACCTTTGGGCGGGCGCTACGCAGCCGCTGCTCCCTGGCTCTACTTGCTCGCTGACATGCCAAAGGATTCTCAG AGGTCGGAGTGGCTGGAGGGCCGGTCGCGTCCAAAGCGCAAGATGCCGTCGCTGTCGATCAACAACCCGATGGAGGTGCTGCGACAACGGCTGCTGCTCGAGGTGGCGCGCAAGCAGATGCGTGAGGCCAACCAGCGGCAGGCCGTCGTCAACCGCCTCTTCCTGCAAAACGTCGGCAAGCGAG caTTTTGGGCGAACCAGGCTCCTTCCCGTTACGAGAACTAA
- the LOC123723547 gene encoding uncharacterized protein LOC123723547, whose translation MIKSTVTKTELDQLQFNAESLYETTEDIYLEFKGLLKDYLLEFSKGQGQSQSNNTTQSFLATNDGETTPIRTKLPPLSIPKFAGNYNDWTSFKDLFKALVHDNVHLTTIEKHHYLKTSLSGEAEQLLKHFALTEVNYDKAWSTLESRYNNKRMIVTTIISRLLNQKKMNTECFKSLKEILDTTKECLNSLDNLGVDTSTWDAIVVHLVVSKLDLETHKQWEQSLGSSQDIPTFTILSLFLENRFRSMEMVNVTHKKDQPQKKDLVKNYTNQKPTNMKSFVTEVSSECTYCSKNHFICHCKEFAALDFPQRQDFIKKNGICFNCLVKGHSVNACRQSTTCRKCSRRHHTLLHFTNPNKTTSVPENDAATPSTPETSQTTSTVVYKTEVDSDSEEVILATARIAVKSRNGDTIVLRALIDPCSQSNFVTEAAAQLLNLERTSISGKITGISSIPLTTKSQVTLNFHAIRNPSHMITAKAYVLRRINSRLPSQELPSDTWPSSEISDLADPHFHKPGSIDVLLGAVVYAHIILDGIIKRNESLVALNSRLGWLVSGEVAQSGHQSHKVVVMHTQVEVDQLLRQFWEINEDSPNVKPLSRAEMQCEEHFKKTHTRNTDGRYEVRLPFKDEDAPNLGNSRQLALKRLYQMENKFKRRPEFHEEYCKFMRQYESLGHMEIVPETEKKNRAYYLPHHAILRASSLTTKLRVVFDGSAKPVDGNSLNDELLIGPPLQQDIRALVTRWRQHKYCLVADIQQMYRQILISKQDTDYQRILWRESSEDPIREYRLLTVTYGSSCAPYLAIRTLHQLAEDERGEFPEAELLKTDLYMDDLMTGSSTEEDTQRLQRRLTELFKRGGFLLHKWSSNSETVLNEIPDSKKALKGSVNIKMDDSVKALGIAWKPQSDILELVVNLPRDNDVVTKRSVLSAIAKTFDPLGWLAPCVVVLKIFMQKLWLAGLDWDSELPEDLKTEWQKYLTNFEHMQAIQLPHSTIVLAWLRKTPNTWKPFVGNRTTEILNVTNSSQWHHIKSADNPADCASRGISPDELMQSKLWWEGPAFLRESVEICYPNFNIPETTVEAKPRAKCRVNPSRPFLTSGVDFCGPFTLKLYSGRCTKTCKAYIGASKELDLAFKNSKSTVVDEIAQLLANDSTTWHFIPPGAPHFGGLWEAGVKSVKGHLKRVVGESRLTFEEFCTLITQVEACVNSRPLTLISSAVDELPLTPGHFLIGEAPVTIPEESFVDARPDYLDRWQKVQRMVQSLWRRWQSEYLTMLQHRYKWSQNHPDINVGTVVLVKDDRLPPGKWLLGRIVAKHPGADGVTRVVSLQFKDRVFKRPVTKLCPLPLAASEP comes from the exons ATGATTAAATCAACGGTTACGAAAACTGAACTGGATCAGTTACAATTTAATGCCGAAAGTCTATACGAGACAACTGAAGACATATATCTAGAATTTAAGGGATTATTAAAGGATTATTTATTGGAATTTTCGAAAGGTCAAGGTCAATCACAATCAAATAATACTACGCAGAGTTTTTTAGCAACAAATGATGGCGAGACCACCCCGATTAGAACTAAATTACCTCCTTTATCGATTCCAAAGTTCGCCGGTAATTATAACGACTGGACAAgttttaaagatttgtttaaGGCTCTCGTACATGACAACGTGCATTTAACAACGATTGAAaaacatcattatttaaaaacgagTTTATCGGGAGAGGCTGAACAACTTCTAAAACATTTTGCACTCACGGAGGTTAATTACGATAAAGCTTGGAGCACACTTGAGAGTAGATATAATAACAAACGTATGATTGTCACTACAATAATTAGCCGCcttttaaatcaaaagaagaTGAATacagaatgttttaaaagcttAAAGGAAATTTTAGATACTACGAAGGAATGCTtgaattctcttgataatctCGGCGTGGATACCTCCACATGGGATGCAATTGTCGTACATTTAGTTGTATCCAAATTGGACTTAGAAACACACAAACAATGGGAACAGTCACTTGGATCATCTCAAGACATACCCACATTTaccattttatcattatttttagaaaatcgTTTCCGTTCCATGGAGATGGTAAATGTTACCCACAAAAAAGACCAACCGCAGAAAAAGgacttagttaaaaattatacaaaccaGAAACCCACAAATATGAAGTCATTTGTCACAGAAGTAAGCAGCGAATGCACTTATTGCTCaaaaaaccattttatttGCCATTGTAAAGAATTCGCCGCATTAGATTTTCCTCAACGTCAGGATTTTATTAAGAAGAATggcatttgttttaattgcctTGTAAAGGGTCACTCCGTTAATGCGTGTAGACAGAGCACCACCTGTAGAAAATGTAGTCGACGACATCACACTCTGTTGCACTTCACAAACCCTAACAAGACCACATCAGTGCCAGAAAACGATGCAGCAACACCCAGTACACCTGAAACAAGTCAAACCACATCAACCGTCGTTTATAAGACTGAGGTTGACAGCGACAGTGAGGAAGTAATATTGGCAACCGCACGAATTGCAGTTAAGTCGAGGAACGGCGACACGATAGTCTTGAGAGCACTGATTGATCCGTGCTCGCAATCAAACTTTGTTACTGAAGCGGCAGCTCAACTGCTTAATCTCGAGCGCACTTCGATCAGCGGAAAAATTACTGGCATCTCATCTATACCGCTGACAACCAAGTCACAAGTTACGTTGAACTTTCATGCTATAAGAAATCCATCACACATGATCACAGCTAAGGCGTACGTCCTTAGACGAATAAATTCAAGATTACCATCACAAGAGCTCCCATCAGATACCTGGCCTTCTTCTGAGATTTCAGATCTTGCGGATCCACACTTTCACAAGCCAGGATCTATCGATGTGCTTCTAGGTGCAGTTGTATATGCGCACATTATTCTTGACGGAATAATAAAACGCAATGAATCTCTGGTCGCTTTGAACTCCAGATTGGGATGGCTGGTTAGCGGCGAAGTGGCGCAGTCTGGCCATCAGTCACACAAAGTAGTTGTTATGCACACACAAGTCGAAGTTGATCAGTTACTACGTCAGTTTTGGGAGATCAATGAAGATTCACCAAACGTGAAGCCTCTGTCAAGAGCTGAAATGCAGTGTGAAGagcattttaagaaaactcaCACTCGAAACACTGACGGTCGATATGAGGTTCGCCTACCCTTCAAGGACGAAGACGCTCCAAATTTAGGCAACTCCAGACAACTTGCTTTGAAGCGCTTATATCAGATGGAGAATAAGTTTAAGCGAAGACCCGAATTTCACGAAGAATACTGCAAGTTCATGAGGCAATATGAGTCACTCGGTCACATGGAGATAGTACCTGAAACAGAGAAGAAGAATAGAGCTTATTACTTACCACATCATGCTATTCTTCGTGCCTCGAGCCTCACTACAAAGTTGCGCGTAGTTTTTGACGGAAGCGCTAAACCTGTAGACGGAAACTCACTTAACGATGAGCTACTCATCGGCCCCCCGCTGCAACAAGATATACGAGCTTTAGTAACACGGTGGAGACAACATAAGTACTGCCTAGTAGCTGATATACAACAAATGTACCGACAGATACTTATCTCAAAGCAAGACACTGATTACCAGAGAATCTTGTGGCGCGAGTCATCGGAAGACCCGATCAGAGAGTATCGGTTACTTACCGTCACATATGGCAGTTCATGTGCTCCATATCTTGCTATCAGGACACTTCATCAACTTGCAGAGGACGAACGTGGAGAGTTTCCTGAAGCTGAACTTCTAAAAACTGATCTCTATATGGACGATTTGATGACGGGCTCATCTACAGAAGAAGACACTCAACGGCTTCAACGTCGCTTAACTGAACTGTTTAAACGTGGTGGTTTTCTTCTTCATAAGTGGTCGTCCAATAGTGAAACGGTTTTAAATGAGATTCCCGATTCGAAAAAAGCGTTAAAAGGTTcagtgaatattaaaatggatGATTCGGTGAAAGCTCTGGGCATAGCCTGGAAACCACAAAGTGATATATTAGAACTGGTAGTTAACTTACCTCGTGACAACGACGTTGTTACAAAACGAAGTGTGCTATCTGCGATAGCTAAAACGTTTGACCCTCTGGGTTGGCTAGCACCTTGCGtggttgttttaaaaatatttatgcagaAGTTGTGGCTAGCCGGCCTGGATTGGGACTCTGAACTTCCTGAAGACCTGAAAACTGAATGGCAGAAGTACCTAACTAATTTTGAACACATGCAGGCCATTCAGCTTCCAC ATTCCACAATAGTTTTGGCTTGGTTGCGTAAAACTCCAAATACTTGGAAGCCATTTGTTGGTAATCGCACTACCGAAATCTTGAATGTTACGAATAGTAGTCAATGGCATCATATTAAGTCTGCGGATAACCCCGCGGACTGCGCCTCACGCGGTATCAGTCCTGACGAGCTGATGCAGTCAAAACTATGGTGGGAAGGTCCAGCCTTTCTTCGCGAGTCTGTTGAGATTTGTTACCCTAATTTCAATATACCTGAAACCACAGTCGAAGCAAAACCGAGAGCAAAA TGCAGAGTCAATCCGTCACGCCCGTTTTTGACCAGCGGCGTAGACTTTTGTGGTCCATTTACTCTGAAACTGTACTCTGGTAGATGCACCAAAACTTGTAAAGCTTACATAG GCGCGTCCAAAGAATTAGACCTCGCGTTCAAAAACAGCAAATCAACTGTCGTTGACGAAATTGCCCAACTGTTAGCTAACGACAGCACAACATGGCATTTTATTCCTCCTGGTGCCCCTCACTTCGGAGGACTGTGGGAGGCAGGAGTTAAGTCCGTAAAAGGACATCTGAAACGCGTCGTAGGCGAATCCCGCTTAACATTCGAAGAGTTTTGCACTCTGATCACACAGGTCGAGGCTTGTGTTAACTCTCGGCCTCTTACGTTGATTAGTTCTGCCGTTGATGAACTCCCGTTGACTCCTGGTCATTTTTTGATTGGCGAAGCTCCTGTTACTATCCCTGAAGAAAGTTTCGTGGATGCTCGACCTGACTATTTAGACCGATGGCAAAAGGTGCAACGTATGGTACAAAGTCTGTGGCGACGTTGGCAATCTGAGTATCTTACTATGTTGCAACATCGATACAAATGGTCCCAGAATCACCCCGACATAAATGTTGGTACGGTTGTCCTAGTGAAAGATGATCGTTTACCTCCAGGTAAATGGCTTTTGGGACGAATTGTGGCGAAGCACCCGGGAGCAGACGGTGTAACGCGTGTAGTCTCCTTACAATTTAAGGATCGTGTGTTTAAGAGACCAGTTACCAAACTGTGCCCTCTGCCTCTAGCTGCTTCAGAGCCTTAG
- the LOC106712238 gene encoding diuretic hormone 1 isoform X3 produces MMWWAVWCVAVVGAGAMAAAAPSDGLVPISSADWDQIDASTTDDENMGNAVAPLGGRYAAAAPWLYLLADMPKDSQVKVDAKRSRSTISVYPALEVLQRGAYNNYMERLAHANRNFLNCVGKRDPMNSADCRLKH; encoded by the exons ATG ATGTGGTGGGCAGTGTGGTGCGTGGCGGTGGTGGGAGCCGGTGCGATGGCGGCGGCCGCGCCATCTGACGGACTGGTGCCAATCTCCTCTGCCGACTGGGATCAGATCGATGCTTCCACCACTGACGAT GAGAACATGGGCAACGCAGTAGCACCTTTGGGCGGGCGCTACGCAGCCGCTGCTCCCTGGCTCTACTTGCTCGCTGACATGCCAAAGGATTCTCAG GTCAAAGTGGATGCGAAGAGATCCCGTAGCACAATCTCCGTGTATCCCGCGTTGGAAGTGTTGCAAAGGGGAGCATACAACAACTACATGGAGAGGCTGGCTCACGCCAACAGAAATTTCCTCAACTGCGTCGGTAAACGAG atCCCATGAACAGTGCTGACTGCAGACTGAAGCACTGA